The nucleotide sequence GGTGGTGGACACCAACAAGGAGCACATCGCCGTCGGCGAGGCCCGCAAGCTGGGCATCCCGGTCATCGCGATCCTGGACACCAACTGCGACCCCGACGAGGTGGACTACCCGATCCCGGGCAACGACGACGCGATCCGCTCGGCCGCGCTGCTGACCAAGGTGATCGCCTCCGCGGTCGCCGAGGGGCTGCAGGCCCGCGCCGGCGTGGGCCGCGCCGACGGCAAACCCGAGGCGGAAGCCGCCGAGCCGCTGGCCGAATGGGAGCAGGAGCTGCTGGCCGCTGCAACAAGCCCACTGACGGCCACCGCCCCCGGCGACGCCGCCGCGGGCGCACCCGAACCCACCACCGATCTTTCATAGGAAGGCTGAGCATTGGCGAATTTCTCCGCTGCCGACGTCAAGCGACTTCGGGAGCTGACCGGTGCCGGCATGCTCGACTGCAAGAACGCGCTGGCCGACAGCGACGGCGACTTTGACAAGGCCGTCGAGGCGCTGCGGATCAAGGGCGCCAAGGACGTCGGCAAGCGCGCCGAGCGGGCCACGGCCGAGGGCCTGGTCGCGGCCAAGGGCGGCGCGCTGATCGAGCTGAACAGCGAGACGGACTTCGTCGCCAAAAACGCCGAGTTCCAGAAGCTGGCCGACGAGGTGGTGGCCGCGGCCGCCGCGTCGAAGGCCGGCGACGTCGACGCGCTCAAAACGGCCAAAGTTGGCGATCAAACGGTCGAGGAGGCGATCGCGGCCCTGTCGGCCAAGATCGGCGAGAAGCTTGAGCTGCGCCGGGTCGCCCACTTCGACGGCACCGTCGAGACCTACCTGCACAAGCGCGCGGCCGACCTGCCGCCGGCCGTCGGTGTGCTGGTCGAGTACAGCGGCTCGGATGCCGCCGGGGCCAAGGACGCCGCCCACGCCGTGGCGCTGCAGATCGCTGCGCTCAAGGCGCGCTACCTGTCGCGCGAGGACGTCCCCGAGGACGTCGTGGCCAGCGAACGCCGCATCGCCGAGGAGACCGCGAAGGCCGAGGGCAAGCCCGAGCAGGCGCTGCCCAAGATCGTCGAGGGCCGGCTCAACGGCTTCTTCAAGGACGCGGTGCTGCTGGAGCAGCCGTCGGTGTCCGACAACAAGAAGACCGTCAAGGCACTGCTCGACGAGGCCGGCGTGACGGTAACGCGATTCGTCCGCTTCGAGGTCGGTCAGGCCTAGAGGCCCGGCTCATGTCACGCGTGCACGCCTTCGGCGACGACGCCCTCGGCGACCACGACGCGGTCGGCCTCGCCGAGGCCATCCGGACCGGGCGGGTCGGCGCGGCCGAGGTGGTCGAGGCGGCCATCGCGCGCACCGAGGCGGTCAATCCGGCGCTGAATGGCTTGGCGTACAACGGTTTCGAGCGGGCGCGCAGCGCGACCCCGACGGACGGTTTCTTCGCCGGCGTCCCGACGTTCATCAAAGACAACGTCGACGTCGCCGGCCAGCCGACCATGCAGGGCGCCGACGCCTGGGAACCTTTCGACGCGCCCGCCGACAGCGAATTCACCCGGGTGTTTCTGGCCACCGGGCCGATCTCGCTGGGCAAGACGCGACTGTCGGAATTCGGGTTCAGCGCGGCCGCCGAACATCCCCGGCTCGGCCCGGTCCGTAACCCGTGGAACACCGACTACACCGCCGGCGCATCGTCATCGGGCTCGGGTGCGTTCGTCGCCGCCGGCGTGGTGCCGATCGCGCACGCCAACGACGGCGGCGGCTCGATCCGCATTCCGGCCGCCTGCAACGGGCTGGTCGGGCTCAAGCCGTCGCGCGGCCGGCTGCCGCTGGACGGACCGATGCGCCGGATGCCGGTGAACATCGTCACCAACGGCGTGCTGACCCGCTCCGTGCGAGACACGGCGGCCTTCTATCGGGAGGCCGAGCGGATCTGGTCCAACCCCAAACTGGCACCGATCGGCGATGTCACGGCGCCCGGCCGGCGCCGGCTGAAAATCGCCGTGCTGACCCGTTCGGTCCTGCGTGAGTGC is from Mycobacterium conspicuum and encodes:
- a CDS encoding amidase, with product MSRVHAFGDDALGDHDAVGLAEAIRTGRVGAAEVVEAAIARTEAVNPALNGLAYNGFERARSATPTDGFFAGVPTFIKDNVDVAGQPTMQGADAWEPFDAPADSEFTRVFLATGPISLGKTRLSEFGFSAAAEHPRLGPVRNPWNTDYTAGASSSGSGAFVAAGVVPIAHANDGGGSIRIPAACNGLVGLKPSRGRLPLDGPMRRMPVNIVTNGVLTRSVRDTAAFYREAERIWSNPKLAPIGDVTAPGRRRLKIAVLTRSVLRECSPQLRELTLKTAGVLEELGHRVEHVDEPPVPASFPDDFVLYWGLLALAIVRTGRRAFGDTFDRGRLDKLTLGLERHSGRNLHRLPLAVARLRRLRRRTARFFATYDAVLMPTLAAETPPVGYLAPTDYKRVMDRLIDWVAFTPLQNVTGEPAISLPLAQTADGMPVGMMLSADVGAEALLLELAYELEEARPWARIQANQ
- the tsf gene encoding translation elongation factor Ts, with the translated sequence MANFSAADVKRLRELTGAGMLDCKNALADSDGDFDKAVEALRIKGAKDVGKRAERATAEGLVAAKGGALIELNSETDFVAKNAEFQKLADEVVAAAAASKAGDVDALKTAKVGDQTVEEAIAALSAKIGEKLELRRVAHFDGTVETYLHKRAADLPPAVGVLVEYSGSDAAGAKDAAHAVALQIAALKARYLSREDVPEDVVASERRIAEETAKAEGKPEQALPKIVEGRLNGFFKDAVLLEQPSVSDNKKTVKALLDEAGVTVTRFVRFEVGQA